In the Sinorhizobium arboris LMG 14919 genome, one interval contains:
- a CDS encoding SDR family NAD(P)-dependent oxidoreductase — translation MTPGGQQRPAVVVVGASRGIGKAIAEVAARDGAPIVLAARSAEALATVADNIRKAGGEAFTVPLDVLADDAARDLERFLSANSLFCDVLVNSAGYGLRGGATVLPLEEQLGLVDLNIRALAELTLRLLPGMVARRRGGVINLGSVASFTPGPYMALYYASKGFVRSFSEALHEELRRTGVTVTCVAPGPVSTEFLATSGANRVALFKVLPKLESDYVAEKAWRGFKAGRRLVIPGLSAKLTILLATLVPSAIMLPLIGRLQRRSKDPCPCGSGKNFTACCGARGNSRGIPAQGR, via the coding sequence ATGACACCCGGCGGTCAACAACGCCCCGCCGTCGTCGTCGTCGGTGCCTCGCGGGGAATCGGCAAGGCGATCGCCGAAGTGGCCGCCAGGGACGGTGCGCCGATCGTCCTTGCGGCGCGTTCGGCAGAGGCGCTGGCGACCGTCGCTGACAATATCCGAAAGGCCGGGGGCGAGGCGTTCACGGTCCCGCTCGATGTCTTGGCTGACGATGCGGCGCGCGACCTCGAGCGCTTTCTCTCCGCAAACAGTCTGTTTTGCGACGTGCTCGTCAACAGCGCCGGTTATGGCCTGCGCGGAGGCGCGACTGTCCTGCCGTTGGAAGAGCAGCTCGGTCTTGTCGACCTCAACATCCGCGCCCTGGCCGAGCTCACCTTGCGCCTGCTGCCGGGAATGGTCGCCCGCCGTCGCGGTGGCGTCATCAATCTCGGATCGGTCGCCAGCTTCACGCCAGGTCCTTACATGGCGCTCTACTATGCCAGCAAGGGTTTTGTGCGCTCCTTTTCCGAAGCGCTGCACGAGGAGTTGCGCCGCACCGGTGTGACCGTTACATGCGTCGCGCCGGGACCGGTCTCGACGGAATTTTTGGCAACTTCGGGCGCCAACCGCGTCGCGCTGTTCAAGGTCTTGCCCAAGCTCGAGTCGGATTATGTCGCTGAAAAGGCTTGGCGCGGCTTCAAAGCAGGCCGGCGGCTCGTCATACCGGGGCTGTCGGCCAAGCTGACGATCCTGTTGGCGACACTGGTGCCCTCGGCGATCATGTTGCCCCTGATCGGCCGATTGCAGCGCAGGAGCAAAGATCCATGTCCCTGCGGTTCCGGCAAAAACTTCACGGCATGCTGCGGCGCCCGCGGCAATTCACGCGGGATCCCCGCGCAAGGCCGATAG
- a CDS encoding winged helix-turn-helix domain-containing tetratricopeptide repeat protein, with protein MQGSRFAFGPFVLDPGAGTLLRNGDPVAVGYRGLKLLAALVGRPGEILGKAELMDAAWPGRAVEEGNLTVQIAQLRKLLGPAGGEWISTVPRVGYRFTGAVERPGRTKREPLPLPSNPSIAVLPFVNFSNDPEEESFVDGLTEDLITDLSRTSGLFVIARNSAFAYKGKARDVREIAEELGVRYLLEGSARRASGRVRINAQLVDAVRGDHLWAERFDRSLEDIFAVQDEVTGKIVDALLGRLRAPPPRNRPKNLEAYDLCVRARKLIDDSPQTAREAHLMLTRAVSLDPEYAEAYRWLAMNHWMRWVHWGEPIEPNRSIALELARRAVAIDPNDAGCHWVLANLLAYERSFDEADAEFAKAIELDPNEADTWATLSDIAVLAGRVEAGLEHIRKAFRLNPFPASWYYLTLGQAQYAACDYQAAVETLRRDETYRTSSRRFLAASLAQLGRLDEARTEVELFLVGNPHFTTRRWAETEPFRDAATLEHFLDGYRRAGLPE; from the coding sequence ATGCAGGGATCGCGGTTTGCCTTTGGTCCGTTCGTGCTTGACCCGGGGGCGGGAACGCTCCTTCGGAACGGTGATCCCGTTGCGGTTGGCTACCGCGGGCTGAAGCTGCTTGCGGCGCTCGTCGGACGGCCCGGCGAGATCCTTGGAAAAGCCGAGTTGATGGACGCGGCGTGGCCGGGCAGGGCGGTCGAGGAAGGCAACCTCACCGTCCAGATCGCACAGTTGCGGAAGCTGCTTGGTCCCGCCGGCGGCGAATGGATCTCCACGGTTCCGCGGGTCGGCTATCGCTTCACGGGCGCCGTCGAACGACCCGGGCGGACGAAGAGAGAGCCTTTGCCGCTGCCTAGCAATCCATCGATAGCCGTTCTGCCTTTCGTCAATTTCAGCAACGATCCCGAGGAGGAATCCTTCGTGGATGGGTTGACCGAAGACCTGATCACCGACCTGTCCAGGACCTCCGGCCTGTTCGTGATCGCACGCAACTCGGCCTTCGCCTACAAAGGAAAGGCGAGGGATGTGCGCGAGATCGCTGAGGAACTTGGCGTGCGCTACCTGCTGGAGGGTAGCGCACGGCGCGCTTCAGGGCGCGTGCGTATCAACGCGCAGCTGGTCGACGCGGTGCGCGGCGATCATCTGTGGGCGGAACGCTTCGATCGCAGCCTGGAAGACATCTTTGCCGTTCAGGACGAGGTCACAGGCAAGATCGTGGACGCGTTGCTCGGCCGCCTGCGCGCACCGCCGCCGCGCAATCGGCCCAAAAATCTCGAGGCCTACGACCTCTGTGTACGGGCGCGCAAGCTGATCGATGATTCGCCGCAGACGGCGCGGGAAGCGCATCTTATGCTCACGCGCGCAGTTTCGCTCGATCCGGAATACGCCGAGGCCTATCGCTGGCTTGCCATGAACCATTGGATGCGATGGGTACATTGGGGCGAACCGATCGAACCCAACCGTAGCATTGCTTTGGAACTGGCGCGCAGGGCCGTGGCGATCGACCCCAACGATGCCGGCTGCCACTGGGTCCTTGCTAATCTGCTTGCTTATGAGCGAAGCTTCGACGAGGCAGATGCGGAATTCGCCAAAGCGATCGAGCTCGATCCCAACGAGGCCGACACCTGGGCGACCTTGTCCGACATCGCGGTCCTGGCCGGGCGGGTGGAGGCGGGGCTCGAGCACATCCGCAAGGCGTTCCGGCTGAACCCGTTTCCGGCAAGTTGGTACTATCTGACGCTCGGCCAGGCGCAATATGCCGCTTGCGACTATCAAGCCGCTGTCGAGACGCTGCGCAGGGACGAGACTTATCGTACAAGCTCACGCCGATTCCTGGCGGCAAGCCTCGCCCAACTGGGCCGGCTCGACGAGGCGCGCACGGAGGTCGAGCTGTTTCTCGTCGGCAACCCGCATTTCACGACCCGCCGCTGGGCCGAGACGGAGCCATTCCGCGACGCCGCGACGCTCGAGCATTTCCTCGATGGTTACCGCAGGGCCGGACTTCCGGAGTGA
- a CDS encoding DUF1127 domain-containing protein, whose translation MNDTRILASAPHPAAETPEELAQRPRRHCGLAALRIVIATWDERKRFRFELEQKLKDDPHLISDIGLTKLEAEAEIAKPFWQV comes from the coding sequence ATGAACGACACCCGAATCCTTGCGTCGGCTCCACATCCGGCAGCCGAAACGCCGGAGGAGCTGGCCCAAAGGCCGCGCCGGCATTGCGGCTTGGCTGCCCTGCGAATCGTTATCGCGACCTGGGACGAGCGGAAGCGCTTTCGCTTCGAACTTGAGCAGAAATTGAAGGACGATCCCCATTTGATCAGCGATATCGGTCTAACGAAACTTGAGGCCGAGGCGGAGATCGCCAAGCCCTTCTGGCAAGTATAG
- a CDS encoding protein-S-isoprenylcysteine O-methyltransferase: MSVSSIGEIAWVLGIVAWYFIRRPYERRAKRVRVVSHRRSASEMLGLSAALVGLAIVPAFYVATGIPEGADYPARLWSVVLGAAIFFLAMWVFRRTHKELGRNWSITLEIRDKHELIRRGPYALVRHPMYTSFLLMGLGQAFLLSNWVAGLAGLVGFAVLFLLRVDEEERMMLEMFGSEYRDYMANTKRIIPYIY, from the coding sequence ATGTCGGTATCCTCCATCGGCGAGATCGCCTGGGTGCTCGGAATCGTCGCCTGGTACTTCATTCGCCGCCCATATGAACGCCGGGCGAAGCGCGTGCGTGTCGTCAGCCACCGCCGCTCCGCCTCCGAGATGCTGGGACTGTCGGCGGCCCTGGTCGGTCTTGCGATCGTTCCCGCTTTCTATGTTGCGACAGGCATTCCGGAGGGGGCCGACTACCCTGCACGCCTCTGGTCCGTCGTGCTCGGCGCCGCCATTTTCTTTCTGGCCATGTGGGTCTTTCGCAGAACCCACAAGGAGCTGGGTCGCAACTGGTCGATCACGCTCGAGATTCGCGACAAGCACGAACTGATTCGCCGCGGCCCTTACGCTCTGGTCCGCCATCCCATGTATACTTCGTTCCTGCTGATGGGGCTTGGCCAGGCATTCCTGTTGTCGAACTGGGTCGCGGGGTTGGCGGGGCTGGTGGGCTTCGCAGTCCTCTTTCTTCTTAGGGTGGACGAGGAGGAACGTATGATGCTGGAAATGTTCGGCTCCGAGTATCGAGACTACATGGCGAACACCAAGCGGATCATTCCGTATATCTACTAG
- a CDS encoding GFA family protein gives MDRFTGGCLCGNMRFVASGRPYRVGLCHCLDCRKHHGALFHASAIFPQDAVTIDGETRDYRGRFFCPRCGSTVFGRTADEIEVNLGCLDAPDQLVPTYESWTIRRESWLPPFPLKRRYERDRDEASRFEE, from the coding sequence ATGGATCGATTCACAGGCGGCTGTCTGTGCGGCAATATGCGATTTGTGGCGTCGGGACGACCATACCGGGTCGGCCTCTGTCATTGTCTCGACTGCCGCAAGCATCATGGGGCCCTGTTTCACGCTTCCGCGATCTTCCCTCAGGATGCGGTGACGATCGATGGCGAAACACGCGACTACCGCGGGCGGTTTTTCTGTCCCCGCTGCGGCTCGACCGTTTTCGGACGCACCGCAGACGAAATCGAAGTGAACCTCGGATGCCTGGATGCGCCCGACCAACTGGTGCCAACATACGAAAGTTGGACTATACGCCGCGAATCCTGGTTGCCGCCGTTTCCGCTCAAGCGACGATACGAACGGGATCGTGACGAAGCGAGTCGCTTCGAAGAATAG
- a CDS encoding L,D-transpeptidase: MENARITRRVLVLGSLALLGSGCSSLRPADRPQTARTRIDPRYRRQEVAYYGGEAPGTIVVNTEERYLYHVQGGGSAIRYGIGVGEEGRTLKGSAKIGRKAEWPSWTPTANMIRRKPHLAQYAGGVSGGLHNPLGAAALYLYRGGNDTMFRLHGTNEPWTIGQAVSSGCIRLTNDDIVDLYSRTPVGTTVLII, translated from the coding sequence ATGGAGAACGCTCGCATTACGCGCCGGGTACTCGTGCTGGGTAGCCTGGCTCTCTTGGGCTCTGGCTGCAGTTCGTTGCGGCCGGCGGACAGGCCGCAAACAGCCAGGACCCGTATAGACCCGCGATACCGCAGGCAGGAGGTCGCCTATTACGGCGGCGAAGCGCCTGGAACGATCGTCGTCAATACGGAAGAACGCTATCTCTATCATGTTCAGGGAGGCGGCTCCGCGATTCGCTATGGGATCGGCGTAGGCGAGGAAGGCCGCACCCTCAAAGGCAGCGCGAAAATCGGCCGCAAGGCGGAATGGCCCTCCTGGACGCCGACCGCAAACATGATCCGCCGCAAGCCGCATCTGGCGCAATATGCCGGCGGAGTGAGCGGCGGCCTTCACAACCCGCTTGGCGCCGCCGCCCTCTATCTCTATCGCGGCGGAAACGACACCATGTTCCGGCTGCACGGAACGAACGAGCCCTGGACGATCGGCCAGGCTGTTTCGAGCGGTTGCATTCGCTTGACGAACGACGACATCGTCGATCTCTACAGCCGTACCCCGGTGGGTACGACCGTGCTGATCATTTGA
- a CDS encoding SDR family NAD(P)-dependent oxidoreductase, with amino-acid sequence MKLGLEGKIAIVTGAGSGIGAAVSRQLGGEGAEVVVADRDADAARKVAAEIRSDGGRARHFTVDVTDAGAVEQLVAFTVGECGGLHLAVNNAGIEGPRKATADYPLEDWRRLIEVNLNGVFYCMKYEIAAMLGKGGGAIVNMSSILGAVALPTASAYTAAKHGVVGLTKAAGIEYARMGIRINAVGPGWIETPLLSGHSELAKTRRLEALQPLGRRGKPEEVAALVCFLLSEQASFITGSYHPVDGAFTAH; translated from the coding sequence ATGAAACTCGGCCTGGAAGGAAAAATCGCAATCGTGACCGGTGCCGGTTCCGGCATTGGCGCTGCCGTCTCCAGGCAACTTGGCGGCGAGGGCGCGGAAGTTGTCGTCGCGGACCGGGACGCCGACGCGGCCCGCAAGGTCGCGGCGGAGATTCGCTCGGACGGGGGTAGGGCGCGCCACTTCACCGTCGACGTCACCGATGCGGGAGCGGTGGAGCAGCTGGTCGCCTTCACGGTTGGCGAATGCGGCGGCTTGCATCTGGCGGTCAACAACGCCGGCATTGAGGGCCCGAGAAAAGCGACCGCGGACTACCCGCTCGAAGACTGGCGCAGACTAATCGAAGTCAATCTGAACGGCGTTTTCTACTGTATGAAATACGAGATCGCCGCCATGCTCGGAAAGGGCGGCGGCGCCATCGTCAACATGTCTTCGATTCTCGGCGCGGTTGCCTTGCCTACCGCGTCCGCCTACACCGCCGCCAAGCATGGGGTGGTTGGGCTCACCAAGGCTGCCGGGATCGAATATGCAAGAATGGGGATCCGCATCAATGCCGTCGGTCCCGGATGGATCGAAACGCCGCTCCTGTCCGGGCATTCGGAACTGGCGAAGACGCGACGCCTGGAAGCGCTGCAGCCGCTCGGCCGGCGCGGCAAACCGGAGGAGGTCGCAGCCCTCGTCTGCTTCCTCCTGTCCGAACAGGCGAGCTTCATCACCGGTAGCTACCATCCAGTCGACGGGGCTTTTACGGCGCATTAG
- a CDS encoding MFS transporter has product MTAESTTLSRQDQIPWAAMAGIIATVSVFAVAQGLTYPLLSFILERQGTTPGLIGLSAAMTPLGFIVSALFVPALARRIGGARLAIRCSSLAALTLIAIGWSQDVWVWMPLRFLLGFFANPLYVISETWLLSITPARRRGRIMGLYSSIVSGGFAIGPLSLGLVGTQGWPPFMVGIVAFLLCGLIVLAVVPRLPKMPHEGEATSVGGFFALAPLLLFAVFAAAAFEQTLLSLLAVYGAALGSAEGRIASLITCFIAGNAVLQILLGRVAEQFGSLRTMAFCALAGLAGCLLLPVIFESWLIWPLFFVWGGASFGIYTMSLIQLGERFTGQALVAGNAAFAFVWGVGGIVGSPATGLAMQLIGQQGLPLSLGLLCFVLTALLAVERRRI; this is encoded by the coding sequence ATGACGGCTGAAAGCACGACATTGTCGCGACAGGACCAGATTCCATGGGCCGCTATGGCCGGTATCATCGCGACCGTCTCGGTGTTCGCGGTGGCACAGGGACTGACCTATCCCCTGCTCAGCTTCATCCTGGAGCGGCAGGGCACGACGCCCGGCCTGATCGGTTTGTCAGCGGCGATGACCCCACTGGGTTTCATCGTATCCGCCCTTTTCGTTCCGGCACTGGCTCGGCGCATTGGCGGGGCGCGGCTTGCGATCCGGTGTTCGAGCCTGGCCGCGCTCACCCTGATCGCGATTGGCTGGTCGCAGGACGTCTGGGTCTGGATGCCGCTGCGTTTCCTGCTCGGCTTCTTCGCCAATCCGCTTTACGTGATCAGCGAAACCTGGCTGCTCTCGATCACGCCCGCGCGGCGGCGGGGCCGCATCATGGGCCTCTATTCGTCGATCGTGTCGGGTGGCTTCGCCATCGGCCCGCTGTCGCTCGGCCTGGTCGGCACGCAAGGGTGGCCGCCCTTCATGGTCGGCATCGTGGCTTTCCTCCTGTGCGGCCTGATCGTGCTTGCGGTCGTGCCGCGCCTGCCGAAGATGCCGCATGAGGGCGAGGCAACATCGGTCGGCGGCTTCTTCGCCTTGGCACCGTTGCTCTTGTTCGCGGTTTTCGCCGCAGCCGCCTTCGAACAGACCCTGCTTTCCTTGCTCGCAGTCTACGGTGCGGCGCTCGGCAGCGCAGAGGGGCGAATCGCCTCGCTCATCACCTGTTTCATTGCAGGTAATGCCGTGCTGCAGATCTTGCTCGGGCGGGTGGCCGAACAGTTTGGGTCGCTGCGGACCATGGCGTTCTGCGCCCTGGCTGGGCTGGCCGGCTGCCTGCTGCTGCCGGTGATCTTCGAGTCGTGGCTCATTTGGCCGCTCTTTTTCGTCTGGGGCGGGGCCTCGTTCGGAATCTACACAATGTCGCTGATCCAACTCGGCGAGCGTTTCACCGGTCAAGCCCTGGTCGCCGGCAACGCGGCCTTCGCCTTCGTATGGGGCGTCGGCGGCATCGTGGGCTCGCCGGCGACAGGACTGGCGATGCAATTGATCGGACAGCAGGGGCTGCCCTTGTCCCTTGGCCTGCTTTGCTTTGTGCTGACGGCTCTTCTGGCGGTAGAGAGACGGCGGATCTGA